A genomic window from Glycine max cultivar Williams 82 chromosome 17, Glycine_max_v4.0, whole genome shotgun sequence includes:
- the LOC100798973 gene encoding guanine nucleotide-binding protein subunit gamma 2 has translation MIAMDGHQPQPSSETLASENGRESEDYGEEGREKGPHPLAQAGTGSFPGGFIGKHRLQAAITNLNNQISILQEELEKVETIGESSTVCKDLISSVESIPDPLLPFTKSSVDAGWDRWFGGAHHSRNHKRWI, from the exons ATGATAGCCATGGATGGACACCAACCACAACCATCATCAGAAACATTAGCATCAGAAAATGGGAGAGAATCAGAGGACTATGGAGAAGAAGGGAGAGAAAAGGGTCCTCATCCTCTTGCTCAAGCTGGAACTGGCTCTTTCCCTGGAGGCTTCATTGGGAAACATAGGTTGCAAGCAGCCATAACCAACCTCAATAACCAAATTAGTATTTTGCAG GAAGAATTGGAAAAAGTTGAAACAATTGGTGAATCCTCCACCGTTTGCAAGGA TTTAATTTCAAGCGTTGAATCCATTCCAGATCCTCTCCTTCCATT CACCAAAAGTTCAGTTGATGCTGGTTGGGATCGATGGTTCGGAGGTGCCCACCACTCTCGAAATCACAAACGTTGGatttag
- the LOC121172637 gene encoding ribosomal RNA small subunit methyltransferase H isoform X1 produces the protein MKQVIRGHPELKYLVGMDVDSLAHDIAQPRLDAVLNAGVKAITVLRNFRDVKSVLREIAELHLLGVDAILMDLGMSSMQVDDPARGFSVLGDGPLDMRMDPQASLKAEDILNSWPDSEVGRILREYGEESNWRTLQKKIVNARLHGGLQSTSDLLDLIRRVTPPMKGGRQGWIKMATRVFQALRIAVNDELKTLEDSLYSCFDCLAPGGRLAVISFHSLEDRIVKQTFLNIIKGREDVEERESLNSVLRNTSDEIKEKEAWIKQVIYGSNGTILTKRPITPSGEEEKLNRRSRSAKLRVIQKH, from the exons ATGAAACAGGTTATTAGGGGCCATCCAGAGTTGAAGTATTTGGTGGGGATGGACGTGGACTCTCTAGCACACGACATCGCCCAGCCTCGTCTTGATGCCGTTTTGAACGCTGGTGTCAAAGCGATTACCGTTTTGAGGAATTTTAGAGACGTCAAGTCTGTGCTTAGAGAAATCGCTGAGCTACACTTGTTGGGGGTTGACGCCATCTTAATGGACTTGGGAATGTCATCTATGCAG gTGGACGATCCTGCGAGAGGATTCAGTGTGCTTGGTGATGGACCCCTTGATATGCGGATGGATCCTCAG GCAAGTCTTAAAGCAGAAGACATATTAAATTCCTGGCCAGATTCTGAAGTGGGCCGTATCCTAAGAGAGTATGGGGAAGAAAGTAATTGGAGAACTCTGCAAAAGAAAATTGTCAATGCCCGATTACATGGTGGATTGCAATCGACCAGTGACTTACTAGATCTTATTCGGCGTGTGACTCCTCCAATGAAAG GTGGAAGGCAAGGTTGGATAAAGATGGCAACCCGGGTGTTTCAAGCTCTGAGAATCGCTGTTAATGATGAGTTGAAGACACTTGAGGATTCTCTCTATTCTTGTTTTGATTGCCTTGCACCTGGGGGTAG GCTTGCTGTCATATCTTTTCATAGTCTAGAGGACAGAATTGTGAAACAGACATTTCTTAACATAATCAAAGGGAGGGAAGATGTGGAAGAAAGGGAGAGCCTCAACAGTGTTTTGAGGAACACTAGTGatgaaatcaaagaaaaagaagcatgGATAAAGCAAGTGATATATGGATCAAATGGAACAATTCTCACAAAAAGACCAATCACGCCAtcaggagaagaagaaaaattgaacCGCCGAAGTAGAAGTGCAAAGCTCAGGGTTATTCAGAAGCACTGA
- the LOC121173878 gene encoding uncharacterized protein, whose translation MDVEMEALNKNKTWELATLPIGKKLVGCKWVYTIKYRVDGTIERYKARLVAKGFTQAYGVDYLETFAPVAKMNTVRVILSLAANHDWNLQEFDVKNAFLHGDLEEQIYMELPPGYDGQVATGTVCKLKKALYGLKQSPRAWFWKIHQSYDKFGLQTKPRTPGKRILFKRNKSVSFEAYTNADYARSVVDRRSTTGYCTFLDGNLVTWKSKKQSVVARSSAEAEFRAMTQGICELLWLKIILEVLKIRWDEPMRLYCGNKSEISIAHNPVQHDGTKHIEVDRHFIKEKLDNVLICTPYVSTQNQLAYILTKGLNCINFERIISKLGMENIYSPA comes from the exons ATGGATGTGGAAATGGAGGCATTAAACAAGAACAAGACCTGGGAACTTGCCACTTTGCCAATTGGAAAAAAACTAGTTGGGTGCAAATGGGTATACACCATAAAGTATCGAGTTGATGGGACCATTGAACGTTACAAGGCAAGGTTAGTGGCCAAAGGATTCACTCAGGCATATGGAGTGGATTACTTGGAAacatttgccccagttgctaagATGAACACGGTCAGAGTAATATTGTCATTAGCAGCAAACCATGATTGGAACCTGCAAGAGTTTGATGTGAAGAATGCATTCCTACATGGAGATCTTGAAGAACAAATATACATGGAGTTACCCCCTGGTTATGATGGACAAGTTGCTACTGGAACTGTTTGCAAGCTAAAAAAGGCTCTATATGGGCTGAAACAATCCCCGAGAGCATGGTTTTGGAAGATTCACCAAAGTTATGACAAGTTTGGGCTACAAACAAAGCCAAG GACTCCAGGAAAAAGGATTTTGTTCAAACGAAACAAGAGTGTAAGTTTTGAAGCATATACGAATGCAGATTATGCTAGGTCAGTTGTGGATAGGAGATCAACTACTGGATACTGCACTTTCCTTGATGGAAACTTGGTGACTTGGAAGAGCAAAAAACAAAGTGTAGTAGCTAGATCAAGTGCTGAAGCAGAATTTCGAGCAATGACCCAAGGAATATGTGAACTTCTATGGCTGAAGATTATATTGGAAGTCTTGAAGATAAGGTGGGATGAACCTATGAGGTTATATTGTGGCAATAAATCTGAAATTAGTATAGCCCACAATCCAGTGCAACATGATGGAACCAAACATATTGAGGTGGATAGACATTTTATCAAAGAAAAGCTAGACAATGTCTTGATTTGCACTCCATATGTGTCCACTCAAAATCAACTTGCATATATACTCACCAAGGGGCTAAACTGTATTAACTTTGAAAGAATTATATCCAAGCTGGGAATGGAGAACATTTACTcaccagcttga
- the LOC121172637 gene encoding ribosomal RNA small subunit methyltransferase H isoform X2: MKQVIRGHPELKYLVGMDVDSLAHDIAQPRLDAVLNAGVKAITVLRNFRDVKSVLREIAELHLLGVDAILMDLGMSSMQVDDPARGFSVLGDGPLDMRMDPQASLKAEDILNSWPDSEVGRILREYGEESNWRTLQKKIVNARLHGGLQSTSDLLDLIRRVTPPMKGGRQGWIKMATRVFQALRIAVNDELKTLEDSLYSCFDCLAPGGRLAVISFHSLEDRIVKQTFLNIIKGREDVEERESLNSVLRNTSDEIKEKERG; the protein is encoded by the exons ATGAAACAGGTTATTAGGGGCCATCCAGAGTTGAAGTATTTGGTGGGGATGGACGTGGACTCTCTAGCACACGACATCGCCCAGCCTCGTCTTGATGCCGTTTTGAACGCTGGTGTCAAAGCGATTACCGTTTTGAGGAATTTTAGAGACGTCAAGTCTGTGCTTAGAGAAATCGCTGAGCTACACTTGTTGGGGGTTGACGCCATCTTAATGGACTTGGGAATGTCATCTATGCAG gTGGACGATCCTGCGAGAGGATTCAGTGTGCTTGGTGATGGACCCCTTGATATGCGGATGGATCCTCAG GCAAGTCTTAAAGCAGAAGACATATTAAATTCCTGGCCAGATTCTGAAGTGGGCCGTATCCTAAGAGAGTATGGGGAAGAAAGTAATTGGAGAACTCTGCAAAAGAAAATTGTCAATGCCCGATTACATGGTGGATTGCAATCGACCAGTGACTTACTAGATCTTATTCGGCGTGTGACTCCTCCAATGAAAG GTGGAAGGCAAGGTTGGATAAAGATGGCAACCCGGGTGTTTCAAGCTCTGAGAATCGCTGTTAATGATGAGTTGAAGACACTTGAGGATTCTCTCTATTCTTGTTTTGATTGCCTTGCACCTGGGGGTAGGCTTGCTGTCATATCTTTTCATAGTCTAGAGGACAGAATTGTGAAACAGACATTTCTTAACATAATCAAAGGGAGGGAAGATGTGGAAGAAAGGGAGAGCCTCAACAGTGTTTTGAGGAACACTAGTGatgaaatcaaagaaaaagaaagggggtaG